A genome region from Nevskiales bacterium includes the following:
- a CDS encoding pilin: MKRQQGFTLIELMIVVAIIGILAAIALPAYQDYTKRAKVSELLLAASACRTTITEVYQSASTGPGSNNWGCESAGTASRYVASIVTDDAGVVVVRAQNIASDVNGKEVRLEPCDDASATTFGACNPPAFGGTVATWLCGPNTANAMPSKFLPGSCRAT; the protein is encoded by the coding sequence GTGAAAAGACAGCAAGGCTTTACCTTGATCGAGCTGATGATCGTGGTCGCGATCATCGGCATTCTGGCGGCCATTGCGCTGCCGGCGTACCAGGACTATACCAAGCGAGCCAAGGTATCGGAGTTGCTGCTGGCGGCCTCTGCCTGCCGCACTACCATTACCGAAGTCTACCAGTCGGCGTCGACCGGTCCCGGTTCCAACAACTGGGGATGCGAATCGGCCGGGACCGCGTCCCGGTATGTTGCATCGATCGTTACCGATGACGCCGGCGTGGTTGTGGTAAGAGCACAAAACATCGCGAGCGACGTGAATGGCAAGGAGGTTCGCCTCGAGCCCTGCGACGATGCGTCCGCCACGACATTCGGTGCTTGCAACCCGCCGGCATTCGGCGGCACGGTCGCGACCTGGCTCTGCGGCCCCAATACGGCCAACGCGATGCCGTCCAAGTTCCTGCCCGGTTCCTGCCGCGCAACCTAA
- a CDS encoding sigma-54 dependent transcriptional regulator, which produces MNRQPHALIVDDEADIRELLEITLGRMNVRTSAAASVADAKRLLGENGRYDLCLTDMRLPDGDGLEVVRHIQAQYPLLPVAVITAYGNTQAAVSSLKAGAFDFVSKPLDLKMLRTLVDAALKLNRERATEAAGDARYQLLGRAPAIESLRQTIAKLARSQAPVHVSGESGTGKELVARLIHAQGPRAAMPFVPVNCGAIPSELMESEFFGHIKGSFTGASRDKAGLFQAAHGGTLFLDEVADLPLHMQVKLLRAIQERAVRPVGSEQEIAVDVRIISATHKDLGALVHGGQFRQDLYYRLNVIEVRVPALRERPDDIPEISAHILARIARQNGLDQPPRLSAEALAALRGYRFPGNVRELENILERATTLCEHGLIQVPDLQLHSAATTPAATTSATVLDSQIEEIERNAILQALEKTRYNKTQAARLLGISFRALRYRLKKLGID; this is translated from the coding sequence ATGAACCGCCAGCCCCATGCCTTGATCGTCGATGACGAAGCGGACATCCGTGAGCTGCTGGAGATCACCCTCGGCCGGATGAATGTCCGGACCAGCGCAGCCGCCAGCGTGGCCGACGCCAAGCGCCTGCTCGGCGAGAACGGCCGCTACGACCTGTGCCTGACCGACATGCGCCTGCCCGACGGCGACGGGCTCGAGGTGGTGCGCCACATCCAGGCGCAGTACCCGCTGCTGCCGGTCGCGGTCATCACCGCCTACGGCAACACCCAGGCGGCGGTGAGCAGCCTGAAGGCCGGCGCCTTCGATTTCGTCTCCAAGCCGCTCGACCTCAAGATGCTGCGCACGCTGGTGGACGCGGCGCTCAAACTCAACCGCGAGCGGGCCACGGAGGCCGCAGGCGACGCGCGCTACCAGCTGCTGGGCCGCGCCCCGGCCATCGAAAGCCTGCGCCAGACCATCGCCAAGCTGGCGCGCAGCCAGGCGCCGGTGCACGTCAGCGGCGAGTCCGGCACCGGCAAGGAACTGGTAGCGCGCCTGATCCATGCACAGGGGCCGCGCGCGGCGATGCCCTTCGTGCCGGTCAACTGCGGCGCCATCCCCTCCGAGCTGATGGAGAGCGAGTTCTTCGGCCACATCAAGGGCAGCTTCACCGGGGCCAGCCGCGACAAGGCCGGCCTGTTCCAGGCCGCGCACGGCGGCACGCTGTTCCTGGACGAGGTCGCCGACCTGCCGCTGCACATGCAGGTCAAGCTGCTGCGCGCGATCCAGGAGCGCGCCGTGCGCCCGGTCGGCAGCGAACAGGAAATCGCCGTGGACGTGCGCATCATCAGCGCCACGCACAAGGACCTCGGCGCGCTGGTGCACGGCGGGCAGTTCCGGCAGGACCTTTATTACCGGTTGAACGTGATCGAGGTGCGGGTGCCGGCGCTGCGCGAACGGCCCGACGATATCCCGGAGATCAGCGCGCACATCCTGGCGCGCATCGCGCGCCAGAACGGGCTCGATCAGCCGCCCCGGCTTTCGGCCGAGGCCCTGGCGGCGCTGCGCGGCTACCGTTTCCCCGGCAACGTGCGCGAGCTGGAGAACATCCTCGAGCGCGCCACCACGCTGTGCGAGCACGGCCTGATACAAGTGCCGGACCTGCAGCTGCACAGCGCCGCAACCACCCCCGCTGCCACCACCAGCGCCACGGTACTCGACAGCCAGATCGAGGAAATCGAGCGCAACGCCATCCTGCAGGCGCTGGAAAAAACCCGCTACAACAAGACCCAGGCGGCGCGGCTGCTGGGAATCAGCTTTCGTGCGTTGCGGTATCGACTGAAGAAACTGGGCATCGACTGA
- a CDS encoding histidine kinase dimerization/phospho-acceptor domain-containing protein yields MDTASSKPAARAESWRSLLLLAAYRWVIVIFLVVTYYSERAREFFSERMQPELFEIVILGYLLLCLPTTTTVLLRWPRLTLQLYAQAFIDVMAITALIYAAGGVRTGLGMMLLAPIAATSMLLPRRQGILIGALATLALLSEEVWRSLHLDTETSDFVQAGMLGLLYLLAAWLANALAARASAGEALAARRKLALDNLAQINERIIAHLQVGVLLLDEEGRIRLLNQAACQLLNIRPGASGRLLSSEVPALFASLENWRRRPLSDSEPVTTEMADRILLAHFSRLAPAPSSPTLVFIEDAGRASEQAQQMKLAALGRLTASIAHEIRNPLAAISHASQLLSENAPALAQERRLLDIIHRHTARINTIVEEMLGLSRRDQTVPQTLCLRPWLEQLAREYREALLTAAPRIDCESVSPAVEIRADPGQLAQVLHNLWDNSVAHSGLPPDKLMIQLSADVWPDSGCTSRASCANATMPS; encoded by the coding sequence ATGGACACCGCCAGCTCGAAGCCAGCCGCCCGCGCCGAGAGCTGGCGCTCGCTGCTGTTGCTGGCGGCCTATCGCTGGGTGATCGTGATCTTCCTGGTCGTCACTTACTACAGCGAGCGCGCGCGGGAGTTTTTCAGCGAGCGCATGCAGCCCGAATTGTTCGAGATCGTCATCCTCGGGTACCTGCTGCTGTGTCTGCCGACCACGACCACCGTGCTGCTGCGCTGGCCGCGGCTCACCTTGCAGCTGTACGCGCAGGCTTTCATCGACGTCATGGCGATCACGGCGCTGATTTACGCCGCCGGCGGCGTCCGCACCGGACTGGGCATGATGCTGCTCGCACCCATCGCCGCCACCAGCATGCTGCTGCCACGCCGGCAGGGCATCCTGATCGGTGCTCTGGCCACGCTGGCCTTACTCAGCGAGGAAGTCTGGCGTTCCCTGCATCTTGATACCGAGACTTCCGATTTCGTGCAGGCCGGCATGCTCGGCCTGCTCTACCTGCTGGCGGCCTGGCTTGCCAATGCGTTGGCCGCGCGCGCCAGCGCCGGCGAGGCGCTGGCCGCGCGGCGCAAGCTGGCGCTGGACAACCTGGCGCAGATCAACGAGCGCATCATCGCCCACCTGCAGGTGGGCGTGCTGCTACTGGACGAGGAGGGCCGGATCCGCCTGCTCAACCAGGCCGCGTGCCAGCTGCTGAACATCCGGCCTGGCGCCAGTGGCCGACTGCTGTCGAGCGAAGTGCCGGCGCTGTTCGCCAGCCTCGAGAACTGGCGTCGGCGGCCGCTGAGCGACAGCGAGCCAGTCACCACGGAAATGGCCGACCGGATCCTGCTGGCGCACTTCAGCCGCCTGGCACCGGCGCCGTCCTCGCCAACCCTGGTGTTCATCGAGGATGCCGGTCGCGCCAGCGAGCAGGCGCAGCAGATGAAGCTGGCCGCGCTGGGGCGGCTGACCGCCAGCATCGCGCACGAAATCCGCAACCCGCTCGCCGCCATCAGCCATGCCAGCCAGCTGCTGTCCGAAAACGCCCCTGCGCTGGCCCAGGAGCGACGGCTGCTCGACATCATTCACCGCCACACCGCACGCATCAATACCATCGTCGAGGAGATGCTGGGCCTTTCGCGGCGCGACCAGACCGTCCCGCAGACCCTGTGCCTGCGCCCATGGCTCGAGCAGCTCGCGCGCGAGTACCGCGAGGCGCTGCTCACCGCGGCGCCGCGCATCGACTGCGAGAGCGTCTCGCCGGCGGTGGAAATCCGCGCCGACCCCGGGCAGCTGGCCCAGGTGCTGCACAACCTCTGGGACAATTCCGTCGCTCACTCGGGCCTGCCACCGGACAAGCTGATGATCCAGCTCAGCGCCGATGTCTGGCCGGACTCGGGCTGTACATCGCGCGCGAGCTGTGCGAATGCAACCATGCCAAGCTGA
- a CDS encoding PP0621 family protein, with the protein MTRILLLIAIGVIVFLLLRRWLARNTAPPPPVEYAPMVSCVSCGLHLPRASAIERNGRFYCCREHADSAGS; encoded by the coding sequence ATGACCCGCATCCTGCTGCTGATCGCCATCGGCGTCATCGTCTTCCTGCTGCTGCGCCGCTGGCTGGCGCGCAACACCGCGCCGCCCCCGCCGGTGGAGTATGCGCCCATGGTCAGTTGCGTGAGCTGCGGCCTGCACCTGCCGCGCGCCAGCGCGATCGAACGTAACGGCCGCTTCTACTGCTGCCGCGAGCACGCCGACAGCGCCGGTTCCTGA